One genomic segment of Paenibacillus xylanexedens includes these proteins:
- a CDS encoding sulfotransferase family protein produces the protein MIDAQGNGLVFLLCVPRSGSSLSTVMLQNHSRIFATQEMWFLMNLVDLPKADSRAYGGSSIMRQFYNAMVSEDVFEKACRSFALEIYNGFLEGSGADFIVDKSPRYYYMLEWLDRLFPQSKRIHLQRNPLAVAASFKKVNHHTGEGFDLIHSLQSPKLNMKSVDLTLGMLRLNDYFAKPHSNAYELQYERLVSNPQEELEKLCAFLGIRYEQGMEQYGQFLDSAKSDMFYSMGVGDPFLSSHQEAHQGSVNNWKKILEPHEVELYCRVMGADLFHQMGYSEQLAEAEQWTGVHYDASPDQEVIDRITHQLTAATGCQWQPQYRMQPADSVVHDPVGNLNDPVVEEQEKTDPTLAALVTIRQLQAALRAADHRLERGYSERERLKVQLASAQSKIQRIKSWVPFGHQISAWASQRKILRGGKS, from the coding sequence TTGATCGACGCTCAAGGTAACGGACTTGTTTTCTTACTATGTGTTCCCCGCAGTGGTAGTTCCTTATCCACCGTAATGCTGCAAAATCATAGTCGTATATTTGCCACCCAGGAAATGTGGTTTCTGATGAATCTTGTCGATTTGCCCAAGGCTGATTCACGTGCTTATGGTGGCAGCTCCATCATGCGTCAGTTCTACAATGCCATGGTATCTGAGGATGTCTTCGAGAAGGCGTGCAGAAGTTTTGCTCTTGAGATCTACAATGGATTCCTGGAAGGGAGCGGAGCAGACTTCATCGTTGATAAATCTCCACGATACTATTACATGCTGGAATGGCTGGATCGTCTGTTCCCTCAGTCCAAGCGTATTCATCTCCAGCGTAATCCTCTGGCCGTAGCTGCATCATTCAAAAAGGTAAACCACCACACAGGAGAAGGATTCGACCTGATTCATAGTCTGCAGAGCCCCAAATTAAATATGAAATCCGTAGATCTCACACTTGGGATGCTCCGCTTGAATGATTATTTTGCCAAACCCCATTCCAATGCATATGAATTGCAATATGAACGATTGGTTTCCAATCCTCAGGAAGAACTTGAGAAACTATGCGCGTTTCTGGGAATTCGATATGAACAGGGAATGGAGCAGTATGGACAGTTTCTGGACAGTGCCAAGTCTGACATGTTCTACAGTATGGGCGTGGGTGATCCTTTCCTCTCTTCGCATCAAGAGGCACATCAGGGTTCTGTTAACAACTGGAAAAAAATATTAGAACCCCATGAAGTTGAACTGTATTGCCGTGTGATGGGGGCAGATCTGTTCCACCAGATGGGATACAGTGAACAGCTGGCAGAAGCCGAACAATGGACGGGTGTACATTATGATGCAAGTCCGGATCAAGAGGTCATTGACCGAATCACGCATCAGTTGACAGCAGCGACCGGTTGCCAGTGGCAACCACAATACCGAATGCAGCCGGCAGATTCTGTCGTTCATGATCCGGTTGGGAATCTTAATGACCCAGTTGTCGAAGAACAGGAAAAGACAGACCCGACGCTAGCTGCACTGGTAACGATCAGACAGCTGCAAGCCGCATTACGTGCAGCAGATCATCGTCTGGAACGGGGTTACAGTGAGCGAGAACGCTTGAAAGTCCAGCTGGCTTCTGCTCAAAGCAAAATACAGCGTATCAAATCATGGGTACCATTTGGTCATCAGATCAGCGCCTGGGCTTCACAGCGCAAGATTCTACGGGGAGGCAAGTCATGA